The segment TCCTTCCATTTTTCACTCTGTCTTTGCCGAACAAGAGGGAGTGACCAGACCTGGAAGGGGTGGCAGAGGTAGATTTAGTGTTGACCCGTTTCCTTTaaaaatcctgggcctgcacagacTTGCCAGAGGCTCTGGAAGTGGCTTCAGACTCCACCCTCTTTGTCTTCCGGTTCTGGTCGCCAGCTGTAGCATTTAAATCTGGCGCGCTTCACATGGATTGGCTACACCCGGGAGTGGTTAGCTGTCTGCCAGCAGCTCCTCCTCGCCTTTTTCCCCGGGCAAAAGGTTTTCAAATTCGGCCAATCGGCGGGCGCGTTCCTTCAGCCGAAGCGCGTCACCGAAGGGTTAACTGCAGCCAACCGGAGGCGGGTATTAGAGAAAAGAGCCAATCAAGAGGGCGCAGGGGGTGTGCCCTGGGGGCTTATAAGTGCGGCCCCGGGGCGCGCGCGACGGCAGTTGGACTGCGGCGGCCGGCTGTTCTTTATCCTTGCGAGGCATCCACCTCACCGCTTCTCTACCTCGCGCAGCATGTCGGGCCGCGGCAAGACCGGCGGCAAGGCCCGCGCCAAGGCCAAGTCGCGCTCGTCGCGCGCCGGCCTCCAGTTCCCGGTGGGCCGCGTGCATCGGTTGCTGCGGAAGGGCCACTACGCCGAGCGGGTGGGCGCCGGCGCCCCAGTCTACCTGGCGGCGGTGCTCGAGTACCTCACCGCTGAAATCCTTGAGCTGGCAGGCAACGCGGCCCGCGACAACAAGAAGACGCGGATCATCCCTCGCCACCTGCAGCTGGCCATCCGCAACGACGAGGAGCTCAACAAGCTGCTGGGCGGCGTGACGATCGCCCAGGGAGGCGTCCTGCCCAACATCCAGGCCGTGCTGCTGCCTAAGAAGACCAGCGCCACCGTGGGGCCGAAGGCGCCCGCGGGCGGCAAGAAGGCCACCCAGGCCTCGCAGGAGTACTGAGGGCGCCCGCGCCGCTACTGCCGCCGCCCGGCC is part of the Vicugna pacos chromosome 33, VicPac4, whole genome shotgun sequence genome and harbors:
- the H2AX gene encoding histone H2AX is translated as MSGRGKTGGKARAKAKSRSSRAGLQFPVGRVHRLLRKGHYAERVGAGAPVYLAAVLEYLTAEILELAGNAARDNKKTRIIPRHLQLAIRNDEELNKLLGGVTIAQGGVLPNIQAVLLPKKTSATVGPKAPAGGKKATQASQEY